One window of the Camelina sativa cultivar DH55 chromosome 1, Cs, whole genome shotgun sequence genome contains the following:
- the LOC104777464 gene encoding uncharacterized protein LOC104777464, which produces MDQMKPEFLKRLTKFIVVSIWVLSLLVTHNFYLYRFTIQLVTHAVDKNYMFLLCNGLLVVVAKCSGLAVSSKPLETNLSSNIDKTFDYRDFKSYGTILELEYNCTDGRGGTESFLAEEVTTLGEDTKHQETEENDNDEDDTLADNDGDGECDLRKEEEQEDVELVLTSTEEEEMNKKFDEFIRKMKEELRIEARRHLILV; this is translated from the coding sequence ATGGATCAAATGAAACCGGAGTTTCTGAAGAGATTGACGAAGTTTATAGTAGTTTCGATATGGGTGTTATCTCTTTTAGTCACCCACAACTTCTATTTATACAGATTCACGATTCAACTCGTAACACATGCAGTAGATAAGAACTACATGTTCCTCCTCTGCAATGGTCTCTTAGTGGTTGTTGCAAAGTGCTCTGGTTTGGCCGTTTCGTCAAAACCTCTAGAGACAAACTTGAGTAGTAATATTGATAAAACTTTTGATTACCGAGATTTTAAGAGTTACGGTACGATATTGGAACTGGAGTATAACTGTACTGATGGAAGAGGAGGAACAGAGTCCTTTCTTGCAGAGGAAGTTACAACTCTTGGGGAGGATACAAAACATCAAGAAACCGAAGAAAATGACAACGACGAGGACGACACATTAGCGGATAATGATGGAGATGGAGAGTGTGATCTTCGTAAGGAAGAGGAACAAGAGGACGTAGAATTAGTGTTGACATctacggaggaggaggagatgaatAAGAAGTTCGATGAGTTTATCAGAAAGATGAAGGAAGAGCTTAGAATCGAAGCTAGACGGCATTTAATCCTTGTTTGA
- the LOC104777445 gene encoding serine acetyltransferase 3, mitochondrial-like: protein MLPVTSRRHFSMSLYMLRSSSPHINLHHHHHRHSSSSFLLPSFLSSTLKQQQHTPPSPRPPMAACIDTCRTGKPQISRRDSSNPTNDDVRYINYFRSSSSSSASSFNGTQTRTLHTRPLLEDLDRDAEIDDVWAKIRDEAKSDIEREPIVSGYYHASIVSQRSLEAALANTLSVKLSNLNLPSNTLFDLFSSVLNESPKIVESVKQDLLAVKERDPACISYVHCFLHFKGFLACQAHRIAHELWTQDRKILALLIQNRVSEAFAVDFHPGAKIGTGILLDHATAIVIGETAVVGNNVSILHNVTLGGTGKQCGDRHPKIGEGVLIGAGTCILGNISIGEGAKIGAGSVVLKDVPPRTTAVGNPARLLGGKDNPKTHDKDPGLTMDQTSHISDWSDYVI from the coding sequence ATGTTGCCGGTCACAAGTCGCCGCCACTTCTCAATGTCCCTATATATGCTCCGTTCATCTTCACCACacatcaatcttcatcatcatcatcatcgtcactcttcctcctctttccttctcccttcttttctctcctCCACcttgaaacaacaacaacatactcCTCCATCTCCTCGTCCTCCAATGGCTGCGTGTATCGACACCTGCCGTACTGGTAAACCCCAGATCTCTCGTCGCGATTCCTCCAATCCCACCAACGACGATGTTCGTTACATAAATTACttccgttcttcttcttcttcttctgcttcctccTTCAATGGAACCCAAACCAGAACCCTCCACACCCGTCCTTTACTCGAAGACCTAGACCGAGACGCTGAAATCGACGACGTTTGGGCCAAGATTCGCGACGAAGCTAAATCCGACATCGAGAGAGAACCAATCGTCTCCGGCTATTACCACGCTTCAATCGTCTCTCAACGTTCCTTAGAAGCTGCGTTAGCCAATACCTTATCCGTTAAACTCAGCAATTTGAATCTCCCAAGCAACACGCTTTTCGATTTGTTCTCAAGTGTTCTTAACGAAAGCCCAAAGATTGTTGAATCTGTGAAACAAGATCTGTTAGCTGTTAAAGAAAGAGACCCAGCTTGTATTAGCTACGTTCATTGTTTCCTTCACTTTAAAGGCTTCTTAGCTTGTCAAGCTCATCGTATTGCTCATGAGCTTTGGACCCAAGACCGCAAAATCTTAGCTTTGTTGATTCAGAACAGAGTCTCTGAAGCTTTCGCCGTTGATTTTCACCCTGGGGCTAAAATCGGTACTGGGATTTTGCTTGACCACGCTACAGCCATCGTGATCGGAGAGACGGCGGTTGTTGGGAACAATGTTTCGATTCTTCATAACGTTACGCTTGGTGGAACGGGGAAACAGTGTGGAGATAGGCATCCTAAGATTGGTGAGGGGGTTTTGATTGGAGCTGGGACTTGTATTTTGGGGAATATTAGTATTGGTGAAGGAGCTAAGATTGGTGCTGGATCTGTTGTGTTGAAAGATGTGCCGCCACGTACGACGGCTGTTGGGAATCCGGCGAGGTTGCTTGGTGGTAAAGATAATCCGAAGACGCATGATAAGGATCCTGGTTTGACTATGGACCAGACATCGCATATATCCGACTGGTCGGATTATGTAATCTGA
- the LOC104777474 gene encoding uncharacterized protein LOC104777474, translating to MDYNYCVDMSCVMKVNRSCMLCRQKVTEVMHCLYAIYSMEFVGDDNSIKLKARVNPSILMAAMERYGEHGKIINLRFDGEVMNPRSGGYYGHSGYYLPAMASGAGGYYPYSYPPYACGGNYAPYTCNQQRQTDQAPRNPHTTPPEYPMPMPSARSVHSYAYVEPQYYTGSSGGLCAIM from the exons ATGGATTACAATTACTGTGTCGATATG AGCTGTGTGATGAAAGTGAACAGAAGCTGCATGCTTTGTCGGCAAAAAGTGACAGAAGTAATGCATTGTCTCTACG CAATTTACTCAATGGAATTCGTCGGAGACGACAACTCAATAAAACTAAAGGCGAGGGTTAACCCTAGTATATTGATGGCGGCTATGGAACGGTACGGCGAACATGGAAAGATCATCAATCTCCGTTTCGACGGAGAAGTTATGAATCCCCGCAGCGGCGGTTATTACGGTCATTCAGGCTATTACCTTCCTGCCATGGCCTCCGGCGCCGGTGGTTATTATCCATATTCGTATCCTCCGTATGCGTGCGGCGGAAACTATGCTCCTTATACGTGTAATCAGCAGCGGCAGACGGATCAGGCACCACGGAACCCGCATACAACACCGCCGGAGTATCCTATGCCGATGCCATCGGCAAGATCGGTTCATAGTTACGCTTACGTAGAACCGCAGTATTATACGGGTTCGTCGGGTGGACTTTGCGCGATCATGTGA
- the LOC104777455 gene encoding 30S ribosomal protein S10, chloroplastic has protein sequence MAVSTVSSLLLPSFVIPSSSPSSTKLKVSLLPSSSSSTHSGLTSSVLTKPSISFLKLFAVPETLDPTPEILDEPSEVPSSSSISVDADKMAPKQKIRIKLRSYWVPLIEDSCKQILDAARNTNAKTMGPVPLPTKKRIYCVLKSPHVHKDARFHFEIRTHQRMIDILYPTAQTIDSLMQLDLPAGVDVEVKL, from the exons ATGGCGGTTTCTACTGTATCATCGCTTCTGTTACCATCATTCGTCATTCCAAGCTCTTCGCCTTCTTCTACGAAACTCAAAGTCTCTCTGctaccttcatcttcttcttctacccaTAGCGGCCTTACTTCCTCCGTCCTTACCAAACCTTCCATCTCGTTTTTGAAGCTCTTCGCTGTTCCTGAAACCCTAGATCCTACTCCAGAAATTCTCGATGAACCCTCTGAG GTTCCGAGTTCTTCCTCCATCAGTGTTGACGCAGATAAG ATGGCGCCAAAGCAAAAGATTAGGATCAAGCTTAGATCATACTGGGTGCCTCTTATTGAGGATTCATGCAAGCAGATACTTGATGCTGCCAGAAATACCAATGCTAAGACAATGGGTCCTGTTCCATTGCCAACCAAGAAGCGTATCTACTGTGTTCTCAAGTCTCCTCACGTTCACAAGGACGCTAGGTTCCATTTCGAAATCCGGACACACCAGCGCATGATTGATATTCTCTACCCTACTGCTCAAACTATCGATTCTTTGATGCAACTTGATCTTCCTGCTGGTGTTGATGTTGAAGTGAAGCTCTGA